The genomic segment TCAGAAATAGAGAAACTAATAAAACAGCAACAATAATTTTCACTGGTCTTCCCTCAAGTTAATGAATATCTAATAATCTCTTATTTTACAGCTCTAAAGATACACCTAAATGCCCTTAAAATGAACATAAAAAAACGGCATACTTAAAAGTATGCCGTTTTTATATGCTAATTCACATCAGCTGAAATTCACACGTTCACGCAGTTCTTTACCTGGTTTAAAGTGAGGAACGAATTTACCATCCAATTCTACTTTATCACCAGTTTTTGGATTACGACCTAAACGAGGCTCTCGATAGTGTAGAGAAAAACTACCAAAACCACGAATCTCTATACG from the Aliivibrio wodanis genome contains:
- the ihfB gene encoding integration host factor beta-subunit, coding for MTKSELIEQLCSKKPQLSAKQVEDTVKEILEQMATTLEGGDRIEIRGFGSFSLHYREPRLGRNPKTGDKVELDGKFVPHFKPGKELRERVNFS